Sequence from the Polynucleobacter sp. Adler-ghost genome:
CAATACCTTGACGCACTGCTTCAATATCAGCGCCGACTAAATCAGCAAGATTGGCTAGCTCATTCATGAAGGAGATACGAGTCGCCAACATCGCATTGGCTGCGTATTTAGTCAGTTCAGCACTCTTCACATCCATGTAATAGGTGCGCTCATGGTGGCGATTAAATGGAGCATAGAGTTTGCGCATTTGCTCTTTAGCACGCAGGCCTGCTGGGGTATTTTGTGTACCGATCACAATGCGATCTGGACGCATAAAGTCTTCTACCGCTGCGCCCTCTTTAAGGAATTCTGGATTAGAGACTACGGAACACAGTTCTGGTGAGAGGCTTCTTTTGGTCAACTCCTCGCTGATGGCAGCAGATACTTTGTCAGCGGTGCCCACTGGAACAGTGGATTTATCAACGATCACCTTAGCACTGGTCATATGGCGACCAATATTGCGAGCAGCCGCTACAACGTATTGCAAATCAGCAGAGCCATCCTCATCAGGAGGTGTTCCAACAGCAATAAATTGAATATCACCATGCGCTACGGAAGCGGCAATATCAGTAGAAAACTGCAGGCGACCAGCAGCGCGATTGCGCTCAATCATCTCTTTTAAACCTGGCTCATAAATAGGCACGCCGCCAGAATTAAGGATCTCAATCTTTTTAGGATCTACATCCACACAAAAGACATTATTGCCCTGCTCTGCTAAGCATGCGCCAGTAACAAGACCAACGTAACCGCTGCCGATGATGGTGACTTTCAAAATATCTCCAAGTAATTCAGTATTAGTTCATTCATTACAAATCAGACTACATTGAAGGGCCGCTAGGAACGGATCCCTCACTACGTCTTGGGGAGTAAGCCTCCCAGTGATTACAGCCCGGGCACTGCCAGTAAAAACGACGCGCACGGAAACCACAGTTACCACAAGTGTAGCGAGCCAAACTGGTGGTACGTTGCTTTAATAAATTAAGTGTTGCCTGTAAATCAGATACGCGCTCTGGCGTACCATTGCTCTCAGCCAATGTTAAACGTGTTTCCGCTAATTTCGAGAGAGCGCTTAAGCTTGGTGAGTGCTGCATCACCTCAACCAGCATCACTTCAGCTGCTTGAGCTCCACGAATGTGGGTCATATGCTTTTGCACAATGTCGAGCAACTCACCAGATGCCTGGGTTTTTAATAACTCGCAAAGCGCACTTAAACCT
This genomic interval carries:
- a CDS encoding UDP-glucose/GDP-mannose dehydrogenase family protein; this encodes MKVTIIGSGYVGLVTGACLAEQGNNVFCVDVDPKKIEILNSGGVPIYEPGLKEMIERNRAAGRLQFSTDIAASVAHGDIQFIAVGTPPDEDGSADLQYVVAAARNIGRHMTSAKVIVDKSTVPVGTADKVSAAISEELTKRSLSPELCSVVSNPEFLKEGAAVEDFMRPDRIVIGTQNTPAGLRAKEQMRKLYAPFNRHHERTYYMDVKSAELTKYAANAMLATRISFMNELANLADLVGADIEAVRQGIGSDSRIGYGFLYSGTGYGGSCFPKDVSALSKTAIEYGRDLKILDAVEAVNEAQKYILVEKIEKRFGSDLKGKKFAMWGLAFKPNTDDMREAPSRVIIQELVKRGAQVVAHDPVAMPETKHCLEIDFKANPEGLKQVTLVDDPMAAIQDADALVIVTEWKAFRSPDFDLLKAKLKNPIIFDGRNLYEPQAMQELGIEYQGIGRHN